The sequence below is a genomic window from Pleurocapsa sp. PCC 7327.
CCGTTTTAGCGGCTGCGGATGCGATGGTAAAGGGAGGACGAGTCACCCTAGTTTATTACGACTTAGCCGAAAGAGGAGAATTTTTAGTTGCCGTTCGCGGTTCGATTTCAGAGGTAGAACCTGCTGTAAAAGCTGGACTAGAAGCAGCAGAAAAGACGGAAGGCGGCAAGGTAGTAAGCTATTACATCGTTCCCAATCCCCCAGAAAACGTGGTGGCCGTTTTACCCATCGAGTACACCTCAAAATCAGCGCGATTCAGAACTTAGCAAC
It includes:
- a CDS encoding carbon dioxide-concentrating mechanism protein CcmK, translating into MPEAVGVIQTLGFPPVLAAADAMVKGGRVTLVYYDLAERGEFLVAVRGSISEVEPAVKAGLEAAEKTEGGKVVSYYIVPNPPENVVAVLPIEYTSKSARFRT